From Mercenaria mercenaria strain notata chromosome 17, MADL_Memer_1, whole genome shotgun sequence, the proteins below share one genomic window:
- the LOC123537175 gene encoding uncharacterized protein LOC123537175 isoform X3, with amino-acid sequence MLLAPSVEQDCSSKLLLDQLFCRLLTVLGSTRIFQYQAIFFNNDLQYKMSSSSANSLNRPDCVHPSSFLRCMSHLLVHPSMFSRLVIILKIAHCKRTWLRYMIRSRSPRRRSPSPRRYRSRSRSPIRKHQSVSKSPERRSTGRREWD; translated from the exons ATGCTGCTAGCTCCGTCGGTGGAACAAGATTGCTCTTCAAAATTGCTTTTAGATCAGCTGTTTTGTCGTTTATTGACTGTATTAGGGTCGACAAGAATTTTTCAGTACCaggcaatattttttaataatgatCTGCAGTACAAAATGTCGTCTTCATCTGCCAACTCTTTAAATCGTCCAGATTGTGTACATCCATCCTCATTTCTCCGATGTATGTCACACCTCCTCGTTCACCCCTCGATGTTTTCTCGACTTGTTatcattctaaaaatagcacactgCAAACGCACTTGGCTACGCTATATGATCAG gtcaaggtcaccaagaagAAGGTCACCATCACCACGTAGATACAGAAGCAG ATCCAGATCTCCAATCCGTAAACATCAGTCTGTATCAAAGTCCCCTGAAAGAAG
- the LOC123537175 gene encoding probable splicing factor, arginine/serine-rich 6 isoform X2, translating to MSRGSNSDCKVYVGDLGYGAAKQELEEVFQRYGPLRNVWVARNPPGFAFVEFEDPRDVEDACKALDGTRINGRRVRVEPSNGKTRWGRGGPPRRGGRGGGGGGGGGGRRGYRGRSRSRSPRRRSPSPRRYRSRSRSPIRKHQSVSKSPERSITQFLV from the exons ATGTCTAGAGGATCTAACAGTGACTGCAAGGTTTACGTTGGAGACCTTGGTTATGGTGCCGCAAAGCAGGAGCTTGAAGAAGTGTTCCAGCGATATGGTCCGCTCAGGAATGTATGGGTAGCCAGAAATCCTCCTGGATTTGCCTTTGTTGAGTTTGAAGACCCAAGAGATGTTGAGGATGCTTGTAAAGCATTAGATGGCAC GAGGATAAATGGTAGACGAGTAAGAGTAGAGCCATCCAATGGTAAAACACGCTGGGGTCGTGGAGGCCCGCCAAGACGTGGAGGtaggggtggtggtggtggcggtgGAGGAGGGGGTAGACGTGGTTACAGAGGAAGGTCAAG gtcaaggtcaccaagaagAAGGTCACCATCACCACGTAGATACAGAAGCAG ATCCAGATCTCCAATCCGTAAACATCAGTCTGTATCAAAGTCCCCTGAAAGAAG TATCACTCAATTCCTTGTGTAG
- the LOC123537175 gene encoding RNA-binding protein 1-like isoform X1, with translation MSRGSNSDCKVYVGDLGYGAAKQELEEVFQRYGPLRNVWVARNPPGFAFVEFEDPRDVEDACKALDGTRINGRRVRVEPSNGKTRWGRGGPPRRGGRGGGGGGGGGGRRGYRGRSRSRSPRRRSPSPRRYRSRSRSPIRKHQSVSKSPERRSTGRREWD, from the exons ATGTCTAGAGGATCTAACAGTGACTGCAAGGTTTACGTTGGAGACCTTGGTTATGGTGCCGCAAAGCAGGAGCTTGAAGAAGTGTTCCAGCGATATGGTCCGCTCAGGAATGTATGGGTAGCCAGAAATCCTCCTGGATTTGCCTTTGTTGAGTTTGAAGACCCAAGAGATGTTGAGGATGCTTGTAAAGCATTAGATGGCAC GAGGATAAATGGTAGACGAGTAAGAGTAGAGCCATCCAATGGTAAAACACGCTGGGGTCGTGGAGGCCCGCCAAGACGTGGAGGtaggggtggtggtggtggcggtgGAGGAGGGGGTAGACGTGGTTACAGAGGAAGGTCAAG gtcaaggtcaccaagaagAAGGTCACCATCACCACGTAGATACAGAAGCAG ATCCAGATCTCCAATCCGTAAACATCAGTCTGTATCAAAGTCCCCTGAAAGAAG